From the Anolis sagrei isolate rAnoSag1 chromosome 12, rAnoSag1.mat, whole genome shotgun sequence genome, one window contains:
- the NHLH1 gene encoding helix-loop-helix protein 1, which produces MMLNADPVEAGLPGRHAEVEGPLGSCGRGGAPAEEAPPPLCLHPEVTEAKKELPPLSREERRRRRRATAKYRTAHATRERIRVEAFNMAFAELRKLLPTLPPDKKLSKIEILRLAICYISYLNHVLDV; this is translated from the coding sequence ATGATGCTGAACGCTGACCCTGTGGAGGCGGGTCTTCCCGGGCGCCACGCGGAGGTGGAAGGCCCCTTAGGGAGCTGTGGGCGTGGGGGGGCCCCTGCGGAGGAGGCCCCGCCTCCCTTGTGCCTCCACCCGGAGGTCACGGAGGCCAAGAAGGAGCTGCCGCCCTTGAGCCGGGAGGAGCGCCGCCGTCGCCGCCGAGCCACGGCCAAGTACCGCACGGCCCACGCCACTCGGGAGCGCATCCGGGTCGAGGCCTTCAACATGGCCTTTGCTGAGCTGCGCAAGCTGCTGCCCACGCTGCCCCCCGACAAGAAGCTCTCCAAGATCGAGATCCTGCGCCTGGCCATCTGCTACATCTCCTACCTCAACCACGTCCTGGACGTCTGA